TCGCCTGGTCGAGATAACCGCTGGAGAGCAGGTCGCCCAACGCCGAGCGTGTATAGCGCATGAGGCTCGCGCCGTCGATGATGCCGACGGTGAGCGCGGGCAACACCAGAGAGGCCAACGCCCCTCCGAAGTCATGCCATCCACCTTCCGGAAACCCTTGGGAGGGGAAGATGCCGATCAGCCCGGTGCCTTTTGAGAACAGCAGGATCAGCAGCAAGCCGCCCCAGAGCGCCGGGATGGAGCCGCCGACGATACCGAAGAAATGGAAGCAGGAGCGCGCGGCCGGTCGCGTGGCCAGCGTGGCCGCCACTCCCAGCGAAAGGCCGACCACCAGCGCCACCACCAGCCCCAGCGCGATCAGCGGGAAGGTGATGGAGGCGCGCATGGCCACGGTCGAGGTGATCGAGCGGCCGGTGAGCAGCGACTTGCCGAAATCACCGTGCAGCAAGCCTCCCATCCAGTCACCGTATTGCGCGACGAACGGCTTGTCGAGCCCCATCTGCGCCCGCAGCCGCGCCACCCTGCCCGGAGGCGAGTTCAGCCCGGCCATCACGGTGGCCACATCGCCCGGCAGCACGCGCAGCGCCGCGAAAATCACCACCGAAATGGCGAGCAGCGCAGCCACGAACAGCAGGAAGCGCTGAATGACGAATCGCATATCCTTGTGCCTCATTCTCGTTTGATCATGTGGGCTTGCGTCGATAAGCAGATTTTCGGCTAGGATTTCCTGCCTACCGACGCGCCCGAAATCACTCCCACGTCTATAAGCAGAAAACAAACCTCATTTTTCTGCTTACCGACGCACTGCGTCCTCGTCGGCTACTTGCCCACCTGCGTATACGTGACGCCGTAGAGCGGCAGCAGCGTCTGGTTGAGGTTGAGCGGGAAGCCCTTGACGCCCTTGCGCATCGCCGTGGTGATGCGGTAGTTGAAGAGCCAGTCGGCCGGCGCGTCCCTGCTGACCTGCTTGGCCGCCTGGGCGAGGTAGCCGTCGCGCTCCTTGTCGGTCGAGGCGGCCATAGCCTTGTTGTAGAAGTCGCGCACCTGGGCGTTGTCGTAGTTGTAGTAGTACATCGTGTTGACCCACTGCGAGAAGTCGTGGCTCTCGTTGTGGTCGACCAGGGAAAGGTCGTAGTCCTTGTTGTTGTAGACGTCCTGCAACCATGTGGAGAACTCGACGACGTTGACCTTCAGATCGATGCCGATGGCCTTAAGCTGGCTGCGCAGTTGGTCGCCGAGCTCGGTGCCGTAGGTGTTGGCGTAGGTCAGACGCAGCTCGAGCGGGTGGTCAGGCGTGTAGCCGGCCTCCTTCATCAAGGCCTTGGCTTTGGCCTGGTTGTAAGGGTACAGGCCGGTGAGATCCTGATAACCCGGGTCGAGGGAGGAAATCGGCCCGCCCATCGGCTTGTCGGC
This Bifidobacterium sp. ESL0790 DNA region includes the following protein-coding sequences:
- a CDS encoding ABC transporter permease, which translates into the protein MRFVIQRFLLFVAALLAISVVIFAALRVLPGDVATVMAGLNSPPGRVARLRAQMGLDKPFVAQYGDWMGGLLHGDFGKSLLTGRSITSTVAMRASITFPLIALGLVVALVVGLSLGVAATLATRPAARSCFHFFGIVGGSIPALWGGLLLILLFSKGTGLIGIFPSQGFPEGGWHDFGGALASLVLPALTVGIIDGASLMRYTRSALGDLLSSGYLDQAMACGYTRRQAVLKVGLRLAMPQLVSVVGLMFAGMVTGVMVIENLFALPGIGSGLVTDLGNRDLIAVQSELFMLAAFFLAVGFVVDVLHRLLDPRLKSSLEGGR